The segment CCAACAATTCCAAAAAAACAGGTTGGTTGGGCTCTTTCAAGTTCATTCTGCGAAGAGCAAAGGTTAGAATCTCTGTCTCGGAAGCCTCCACCGCTTGCTTTTGAACCTCTATGGAAGAAAATTTCCCCGTACCCAACAATAAACGGGACTTAAACGAATAGGGTCCTATTTTTAACATATCTCAACCGCCTCCCACAAAATGGACAATTTCCAACTCATCTCCCACATTGATTCTTGTTTCCTTCCACTGCTCACGTTCCAAAACAGTGCGATTCTGTTCCATCACCACAATACGTTGATCAATGCCCAAATGATGCAACAAATCCTCTGCAGTTTGTACACCCGGCGGCAATTTATAACTTTCACCGTTTAAACGAATTTCCACTTTCTCACCTACTTTCCTCCCCCTTGAACTCATTGTGATCCAATCAGCGGCAACATACAGGGATGTTACACCTGTCTGAGCTCTGGAACTAACTCATCATCACAATGTTTCCGAAATGACTCCACTTCCATTCAATTAAGTTTATATTCCTCCTGAATCTCCGATCCGTACCCTCTCTGTTTTCCCGAAGCTGCCAACCGATTCACGCCGTTCCTGATGAGCATCAGGATATCCCTTCAACCACTTTTTCAATTGCAATGCCATAGCTCCGGGATCTTTTGCATCTGCCACTGCTGATATGACTGCAACCCCCGAACATCCGGTATTCATCACCTCCCTGACCTGTTCCCTGAGGTAAATTCCGCCTACAGCCAAAACAGGTATATTCACAGACTGAATTACCTCTTTAAGACCTGTAAGCCCCCGGGGCCTGAGACCCGACTTCGATGGAGTCCCATACACATGACCAAATAACAGATAATCCGCTCCTTCTTTTTCCCGTTGTCTTGCTTTTTTCGGGGAATGTACGGAACAACCGATTTGTAACGTACCTCTTACCTGACGGCGAACCCAATCCACAGGAGGAGCATTCTCAGGCAAGTGTACACCGACGCATCCCAATCTGTCCGCCACTTGCCACCAGGAGTTAATGACCAACTTTTCTTCTGCTATCATTCGTTTTTCCAACAGTTGTTTTCCCCATTGATATACCTGTTCGGGAGATAAACTTTTTTGACGAAGATGAAATCGATCCACCTCTCCCAATGCTTGTTTCCATCTATCATCACCATGGTTCATGGAAACTCCATCTTTGCTGATCAAGTGAAGTTTTCCCGGCAATGAGCCCTCCCCTTTCATACCCGACAAAAAAACCGGTATCCCATGGGATACCGGTTTTTGTCAGGTACAATGAAATGTAACTCAACAAAAAAGTCCCACTTTCTTACGCTGGTATCATCCAGTTCAAGTTCAAAGGGTTGGAACCTGAGTTCCTCTCAGCACCGAAGTGCACCCCCAGTGGTATTTTTCTTTTAGTTTATCAATGAGCCCTTTTCGGCGTCAACATCAAAACAGCTTCGGTTGGGGAACTGCCACTCGAATATCTCCTTCTACAAAGATTTGGCAAGCTAAACGTTGATTTTTTTCTATACCTTCTTCCCCAAGTCGAAGGGCTTCCCGCTCTCCCATCTCATTGAGATGCTCTGCCCCTTCCATCACTTCAATCCGACATGTTCCACAGCGGGCTGATGTGCATCGAAAGGGAATTGGAATGGATCGGGCTCTGGCTTCAAACAGAAGGTTCTCTCCTTGATCACACTCAAAGGTATAATCCTTGGTCCCAACTTTGATCTCAACCCGTGGCATTGTCCAACCTCCTGATAAACGTTCTTCAACATTTTTTTGACAATTTGTGCATGTCGTGTTCCAAATTCTTGCCGGCACATACCGAGGAAATTTTTTATCCGGAAATTTACAGCCAACCGATCCAAAAAGCCAAATAGTGACTTAACGTTGCGAATAACAGGCCAGATCCAATCGTCCCTGCACTGATTGAAACCGCAGATGTCCAAAAGGGAACCCGAAAGAAAGATGCGGCGAAACAGGCGGTGTAGGCACCACTTCCGGGAACCGGAATCAAAACAAACAAAAATAATCCCATTGCGGCACCATATCTACGAATTGAGCCACCTTTACTCCCGGCTTTCTCCTGCATCCGTTGAAAGAGTCTGCGATAACGAGGAGACTTTGAAGAAATCCAAACCATAAGTGGATCAAAAAAATACAAGAGCGGAATAATCGGAAGGAGATTACCAACAATTCCACAGATCAGAGCCTGATGGTAAGGTAAGCCAATCAGCGTTGCAACCGGGATGGCCCCCCGTAGTTCTACAAAAGGAAGCCCCGCCAATACAAGGACTTGCAATTGATCCGGAAACCAACTTAACCATTCCTTCATCTGCTTTTCAAAACTCCTCTCCAAACGCTTCCGTTTTTAACGGATCTGTCTCTGTAACAGCGCAAAAACCCCCAACTGAATAGGGAAGAGTGATGCACCGGTCTTTGACAGTCATGAAAACCGGTGATACATGCAGATGTTATACCGTGTTGATAAATCGCAGACAGGGATATGACATATCCGCTTTACTTTCGAATAGAGTTACATCGCTTTTGATGTAACAAAAGATACCGGATCAGCAATGCCAAGACAATGGGAATCAGGATGAAGGCAAGTAAAGCTCCATACTGATGGGTGATTTCAAAAAGACGGTGCCAATGAGATCCGAATAAATACCCGAGACCGATAAAAGTGGAACACCAGGTAATTGCACCCATAAAGGCATAGAGGATAAACTGGGACCATGCCATATTGGATATTCCTGCCATATATGCGGTTATATGACGTACACCGGGTATGAAATACCCGAAAAAAAGGACCCACTTGCCATACTTACGAAACATGAGTTGGGATTTATGCAATCTGGGTTGGGTGATGAAAATTTTGCTTCCATAACGTTTCAAAAAGGGATAGCCCAATTTTTGTCCCAGAAAGTAGCTGATACTGATCCCACCGACAGAACCGGCAAGGGCACTTAAAAATGTCCCATACAGGCTCAAATGACCAATGGACGATAAATATCCGATAAAAGTCATCATGATTTCGTCCGGCAAAGGCAGGCCTACGATTCCCAAAACCAAGAATATAAATATTGCCAGATAACCGTATTGTGATAGGAGATCCAATATGACTTGCTCCATGGTTCAACCCCGTTCCCACTGCATACCGATAGATATAGAATAGCACAGGCAGGTATTTGTCGAAAGTTTGAGATCAGACTGTTTGTAAACTCAACCCTCTTTATCATATGTCTTGTCTCTTAAAGCTACAACCCAAATTTTACTTACAGAGCCACTGCTTCACTTTTAAGGCTTACTTTATACCCAATTCCGGTAAACTTCGATCCCGTTTAATTTCATGTGATAGAAAAACACCGTATCCATTACGTCTCCGTCATGGGCCATGGCACCACTTGACCGGGCATCTTCCACTGACAGATGATAAGTTTGAGAGTGTGTTTTGGAAACCATAACCCTGACATTTTTAAGATTCTTTTCATTCGCCAACATACGGATCCCCATCGCATTCTGATATATGCATAAGTCGGTGCAGTCCCCAACCACGAGAAAAGTGGCAGCTTCGTTCTTCATCCGCTCTTCCAATTCATCAAAGAAGCGTCGATTGTTTTGGTTGACAGCAAAGAGGCCACTGGTTGCATTTTTGGTGTAAAGCTCCGCTCCCTGAGTTTCCAGCAACGGTCGCAATGGTTCAACAATTTCCGTTTCCTCGGTTCCGTGTACACAATGGGGAGGAAAGGAAGCAAATTCCGGTGCATCCACCGGATGATCATCCTGTAAAAATAACAAATTCCTCGTTGGCATCCCCTTTTCCAACAAAGATTCCGCCAGGTTTTTTACCGGTTCGATCACTTCACTGACACGTTTCGAAGACAGGGCGCCTGTTTCACAGAAGCCTTTGAGAATATCCACCAAAACCAGATGAACGTGTTGCGCTCCGCCTGCTTCCTGGATAACTGTGGATAAAGGTATATTCTCCAGATTATCCATCTCTTTCATCATATACTCCCAAAACATCGTTTGTTGGTCCATGTATATCCTCCACTTGTTTTTAGGTTTCCAAATGCCTTTCCTTGAACGACCATTCATCCAATAAAGGTCTTCCGGAGAATTCGGAAACCATTTATTTATACCAATCTTATCATGAACAGAGTACCCTTTCCAAACGCCTTGTACCATAAAAATGCGATTGCCCGAAGGCAATCGCCACTGCCATTTATGACAAGAGTGGTATCCGCTCTCTGTATTTCGCGACCAGTTGTGTGTTATGCATATCTGTCCCTTCTGCATTACCACTTAGAAAAACAGGCGGTTTCATACCCTGCTCCACCATTTGATATATGGCTTGTACGAATATTCCGTTTAACATACAGGCACCGATGACAGTGGATCCGGGTCCGAATTTCACAGGAAGCTCTTCGTGTTTGATCATCGCATCCCCTTTATCGATTCGGTTATCCAGCACAAGGTCCACCACCTCATACAAGCGATAGCCACTTTCATGCTTGGATGGTGTTTGTTCCGAATAGCTTCGGGAAGTGAGTCCAATCACAAATGCTCCCTTTTCTTTGGCAATCAGAGCTACATCGATGGGAACCGGGTTGATTCCAGAGGTGGATATGACAATCACTACATCGTTGGGGCCGATCTGCTCCTTTTCCATAAAGGTGCTTGCATAGCCGTTTTGGCGTTCCAGTTGGGAAGAGCTGGAAGCCCCTTTATGCAACATCAAATTTTCCGGCAGTATCGGCCGAACAGGGGCAAGTCCGCCAGCACGGTAAAACATCTCTTCTGCCAATATATGTGAATGGCCGCTTCCAAACAGAAAAATCAACCCATCCGCTTTGATACTGCGGGCTACCTCATCAGCAGCCCGCAACATCGCTTCTTGTTGCTCCGTTTCAACTTCCCTCAGCTTGGCTTGGATTCCGTTAAAATAATCCATTAGCAACACGCATCCCTCCCCGGAATCTGCCACGGCTTTTTATGAATTCAGATGTGATGTTTCCACTTTGGACAATGCACCCTCATCTGCGATCAAGGTTACACGGGGATGTCGTCTGAGTACCGAACCGGGAAGAGATTCCGTAATTTCCCCTTCCAACAGACGTTGTAAGGTATCCGCCTTTTTCTCTCCCTGAACCAACAGCAGTATCTCCCGACTCTCCATAATGGTTGCAATGCCCATCGTAACAGCATGTGTCGGCACTTCGTCCAGACTGTTGAAAAATCGTTGATTGGCAATCCGGGTGGAGTCGTCTAACTCTACCACGTGAGTCCGGGAAGAAAATGAGGTCCCCGGTTCGTTAAAACCAATATGACCGTTTAAACCCAACCCCAAAATCTGAAGATCAATCCCGCCTGCTTTTGTAATCTTTTCTTCATATTGACGACATACCTCTTCCCCAACTTCACCTTTCGGAAGATGGGTGTTGGCCGGTTGAAGATCCAAATGAGAAAAGAGATTCTCCCTCATATAATAACAATAACTGTTGGGATGATCCGGTGAAAGACCTACATATTCATCCAGATTAAATGTCTGGACCCTGTCATAGGATAAGTCACCTTGACGATAATCGGATACCAGTCGTTGATAAACTCCCAGGGGTGTACTTCCAGTTGCCAATCCCAGCACCGAATTCGATTTGGACTTTACCTGTTTGATAATGCGCTGAGCAGCCAAATCACACATTTCATCATAGTCACGGGTTTTCACAATTTTCATCGCTGGGTACTCCTCTCTGATTCAGAATACGAATTCCGGGCATAAGCTAGCATACCACGACAATATGTCATTCGAACACCCAAATCTGAATCCAAGACGACAAGATCAGCATCTTTTCCTGTTCGTATACTTCCTTTTCGGTGAGACAGATTCAACTGAATCGCAGCATTCAACGAACTCATCTGTACCAAATCTTCCTGTGAACATCCTGTGATTCTCTTCATTCGCCTTATTCCATCATCCATTTTCAAAATACTGCCAGCCAGGGTCCCGTCGGATAAGCGTGCTTCCTCTCCCACTACCCTTACTTCTTGTCCTCCTAAATCATAGCTGCCCTCTTGCAAACATTTAGCACGCATCGAATCCGTAATCAAAATTAATCGGTTACTGGTAAGCTGACGATAACTTAAACTCAGCATTTCCGGACAAATATGAATTCCATCCGCAATCACTTCCACCAGGAGTTCATGTTTCAAGAAAGCCGCCCCTACGACTCCCGGCTCCCGATGATGCAACCCTCTCATCCCATTAAACAGATGGGTGACATGGGTACACCCCATTTTAACTGCCTGTTCCAAAATATCAAAAGTCGCATCTGAATGTCCGATTGAGGAAATCACACCTTCCTCTTTCAGATATCGGATTAATTCCATACCCCCAGGTTCTTCCGGTGCCAATGTAACCAGTTTGATCCATCCATCGCATTTTTCTTGCCACTTTTGAAACTGTTTCACATCTGGAGATTGGATGTATTTTAAAGGTTGTGCCCCTGCCCTCTGGGGGGAAATAAAAGGACCCTCCAAATGAATACCCAGGCATTCAGCCTTTCCCGGGGATTGTCCTTTTTTAATATATTGTGCCGCATTGACTAAAGCAGCCTCGATGGAAGCAGGATCCTGCGTCATGGTAGTTGCCAGAAATGCCGTAGTCCCTTCCCTTGCCAAAGCCCTTGCGATAATATCCAGGGCCTCCGGACTTGCGTCCATCGTATCTGCATTGTTAACCCCGTGAATATGCACATCTATCATACCGGGTACCACCGTATCACGGTTGGACAGAGAAATCACTTCTTCCCCGTTTTCCCGTCTCCACTCCTCAGCAGAACCCACTTCTTGAATCAGACCGTCTCTGAACCGGACAAACCCTTCGGAATATGTCCCCTGTTCACTGACAACCCTTGCACCAAGTAAAACTTTTGAAGTCGAATCATAATGAATCACTCCTACCTCTCCCCTCCACTGCCTGTCAAAAGCATCTTAAAAACAATGCAACCGGATAACGTCGATGGTTCAACTTCACCTAAATGGCACAAAGTCACTTATTTGGGTATATACACTTTTTCGCGCATTACAACGCTTTCAGTATATCCCTTATAAAGTATAGTTGTCTATACCAATAAACGATTTCCTTGGCAATGGTAAATCGTCAACGGAATCCTGTAATTGCAAAATGGATTCCGTTGACGACATCCGGGAAGGTAGAAAGTGACATATCCATTATTTAATCCTGGTACGAACGGATTGCCTCAAGTTGCCGGTCATTCAACTTTTTCACGATTTCCACCAATAGCTTGACTGTATTTTCCACATCCTGCTTACTTACCATGGACACATGACTGTGAATATAACGGGCAGCGGTTCCGATCACAATGGAGGGAATGCCCTTGCGAAAAAGGTGAAACTTCCCTGCATCCGTTCCTCCCCCCATCATCGTATCCACCTGAACAGGAATCTGGTGTTCATCCGCTGTCTCCATAACCAAATTCCGAAAACGGACATTGGGAATCATTGTAGCATCCAAAAATGTGATCAAGGGACCTCCTCCCAACCTCGGGCTGTCCGGATTACCCGAACCCGGACCATCCTGGGCAATCCCCACATCCAATGCAATGGCGATATCCGGCTCCACAGCATAAGGGGCCGTGGTTGCACCCCGAAGCCCCACTTCTTCCTGAACAGTTGCCCCGGCAATTAACGTATTGGGATGAGTTTCTTCCTTTATACGGCGAAGCACTTCCAGAGCCAAATAACAACCCAGACGGTTATCCAGGGCTTTGGCCAGGATTGTATCATGGTCAGGCATGATTTCAAAGGGACAGATGGGAACGACGGGATCTCCCACTTGTATGCCCCACTTTTTCACCTGTTCTTTATCTTTTGCCCCGACATCAATAAACATCTCCCTCATCGGATACACCTTGGACTTTTCCTCCAAGGTCAGGATGTGAGGTGGTTTGGAACCGATCACACCCGTAAAAGAACGTTTTTCCGTCATAACGGTTACCCGTTGGGACAGTAATACCTGGTCCCACCATCCCCCTAAAGGTGAAAAATACAACACCCCGCTTTTATCAATCCGTGTTACCATAAATCCTACTTCGTCCATATGACCAGCCAACAAAATTCGCGGACCCTCTTCTCCTTTTTTCTCTCCAAAAATACTCCCCATGCCATCTGTAATGATGTGAGTGCCGTTTTTTTTCAACTCCCGGCTCATAATCCTTCTCACTTCATCTTCATAACCCGGTACACCCCTGGCTTCCGTTAACTCTTTTAACACATCCACTTCGGCGTAACCTCCCATAATAATTGAGCTTTTCTGTGTAACATCGCCCTGACTTGATGATTCTTCTGAATATAGGAGGGGATACCACACTTGTCCAATATTATGGGGTGTTTAATCACGATTTATTTTCGAAATAAGGGAAAA is part of the Kroppenstedtia pulmonis genome and harbors:
- the thiS gene encoding sulfur carrier protein ThiS, translating into MEIRLNGESYKLPPGVQTAEDLLHHLGIDQRIVVMEQNRTVLEREQWKETRINVGDELEIVHFVGGG
- a CDS encoding COG2426 family protein; amino-acid sequence: MKEWLSWFPDQLQVLVLAGLPFVELRGAIPVATLIGLPYHQALICGIVGNLLPIIPLLYFFDPLMVWISSKSPRYRRLFQRMQEKAGSKGGSIRRYGAAMGLFLFVLIPVPGSGAYTACFAASFFRVPFWTSAVSISAGTIGSGLLFATLSHYLAFWIGWL
- a CDS encoding thiamine phosphate synthase: MPGKLHLISKDGVSMNHGDDRWKQALGEVDRFHLRQKSLSPEQVYQWGKQLLEKRMIAEEKLVINSWWQVADRLGCVGVHLPENAPPVDWVRRQVRGTLQIGCSVHSPKKARQREKEGADYLLFGHVYGTPSKSGLRPRGLTGLKEVIQSVNIPVLAVGGIYLREQVREVMNTGCSGVAVISAVADAKDPGAMALQLKKWLKGYPDAHQERRESVGSFGKTERVRIGDSGGI
- a CDS encoding DedA family protein, encoding MEQVILDLLSQYGYLAIFIFLVLGIVGLPLPDEIMMTFIGYLSSIGHLSLYGTFLSALAGSVGGISISYFLGQKLGYPFLKRYGSKIFITQPRLHKSQLMFRKYGKWVLFFGYFIPGVRHITAYMAGISNMAWSQFILYAFMGAITWCSTFIGLGYLFGSHWHRLFEITHQYGALLAFILIPIVLALLIRYLLLHQKRCNSIRK
- a CDS encoding isochorismatase family protein; this encodes MDQQTMFWEYMMKEMDNLENIPLSTVIQEAGGAQHVHLVLVDILKGFCETGALSSKRVSEVIEPVKNLAESLLEKGMPTRNLLFLQDDHPVDAPEFASFPPHCVHGTEETEIVEPLRPLLETQGAELYTKNATSGLFAVNQNNRRFFDELEERMKNEAATFLVVGDCTDLCIYQNAMGIRMLANEKNLKNVRVMVSKTHSQTYHLSVEDARSSGAMAHDGDVMDTVFFYHMKLNGIEVYRNWV
- the nagA gene encoding N-acetylglucosamine-6-phosphate deacetylase, with the translated sequence MIHYDSTSKVLLGARVVSEQGTYSEGFVRFRDGLIQEVGSAEEWRRENGEEVISLSNRDTVVPGMIDVHIHGVNNADTMDASPEALDIIARALAREGTTAFLATTMTQDPASIEAALVNAAQYIKKGQSPGKAECLGIHLEGPFISPQRAGAQPLKYIQSPDVKQFQKWQEKCDGWIKLVTLAPEEPGGMELIRYLKEEGVISSIGHSDATFDILEQAVKMGCTHVTHLFNGMRGLHHREPGVVGAAFLKHELLVEVIADGIHICPEMLSLSYRQLTSNRLILITDSMRAKCLQEGSYDLGGQEVRVVGEEARLSDGTLAGSILKMDDGIRRMKRITGCSQEDLVQMSSLNAAIQLNLSHRKGSIRTGKDADLVVLDSDLGVRMTYCRGMLAYARNSYSESERSTQR
- a CDS encoding M42 family metallopeptidase → MDVLKELTEARGVPGYEDEVRRIMSRELKKNGTHIITDGMGSIFGEKKGEEGPRILLAGHMDEVGFMVTRIDKSGVLYFSPLGGWWDQVLLSQRVTVMTEKRSFTGVIGSKPPHILTLEEKSKVYPMREMFIDVGAKDKEQVKKWGIQVGDPVVPICPFEIMPDHDTILAKALDNRLGCYLALEVLRRIKEETHPNTLIAGATVQEEVGLRGATTAPYAVEPDIAIALDVGIAQDGPGSGNPDSPRLGGGPLITFLDATMIPNVRFRNLVMETADEHQIPVQVDTMMGGGTDAGKFHLFRKGIPSIVIGTAARYIHSHVSMVSKQDVENTVKLLVEIVKKLNDRQLEAIRSYQD
- the nagB gene encoding glucosamine-6-phosphate deaminase produces the protein MKIVKTRDYDEMCDLAAQRIIKQVKSKSNSVLGLATGSTPLGVYQRLVSDYRQGDLSYDRVQTFNLDEYVGLSPDHPNSYCYYMRENLFSHLDLQPANTHLPKGEVGEEVCRQYEEKITKAGGIDLQILGLGLNGHIGFNEPGTSFSSRTHVVELDDSTRIANQRFFNSLDEVPTHAVTMGIATIMESREILLLVQGEKKADTLQRLLEGEITESLPGSVLRRHPRVTLIADEGALSKVETSHLNS
- a CDS encoding SIS domain-containing protein, which encodes MLMDYFNGIQAKLREVETEQQEAMLRAADEVARSIKADGLIFLFGSGHSHILAEEMFYRAGGLAPVRPILPENLMLHKGASSSSQLERQNGYASTFMEKEQIGPNDVVIVISTSGINPVPIDVALIAKEKGAFVIGLTSRSYSEQTPSKHESGYRLYEVVDLVLDNRIDKGDAMIKHEELPVKFGPGSTVIGACMLNGIFVQAIYQMVEQGMKPPVFLSGNAEGTDMHNTQLVAKYRERIPLLS
- a CDS encoding 2Fe-2S iron-sulfur cluster-binding protein; amino-acid sequence: MPRVEIKVGTKDYTFECDQGENLLFEARARSIPIPFRCTSARCGTCRIEVMEGAEHLNEMGEREALRLGEEGIEKNQRLACQIFVEGDIRVAVPQPKLF